The following is a genomic window from Bacillus sp. V2I10.
ATATCAAAAAAGCGATCTCTTTCGGTACAGCTAAAATCAACGTTAACACTGAAAACCAAATCGCTTCTGCTAAAGCAGTTCGCGAAACATTAGCAGCTAAGCCTAACGAATACGATCCACGTAAATACTTAGGACCAGCACGCGATGCAATTAAAGCTACAGTTGCAGGCAAAATGAAGGAATTCGGTTCTGCTGGCAGAGCTTAATTTTTCAAAAAAAGATAAAACCGCCTTTGATACATATCTGAAACGACAAGGCGGTTTCTCTTCCAATAAGAAGTAAGCGTAAACAAGATTAATTTTTCTGATATCTTAGGAGGATGGCAGAATGTTATTTTTCATTGATACAGCAAATGTCGAAGAAATTAAAGAAGCACAGTCTCTCGGAATTTTATCAGGTGTTACAACGAATCCGAGTTTAGTAGCAAAAGAAAATGCATCCTTTCATGATCGCCTAAGAGAGATCACAGCAATCGTCTCAGGTTCAGTCAGTGCAGAAGTTATTTCCTTAAAAGCAGAGGAAATGATTGAAGAGGGCAAGGAGCTTGCTGAGATTGCACCGAACATCACAGTGAAAGTTCCAATGACGCCAGACGGCTTGAAGGCTGTCAAAGCATTAACAGACCTTGGCATTAAAACGAATGTTACGCTGATTTTTAATGCAAATCAGGCATTGCTTGCTGCAAGAGCCGGTGCTACATATGTATCACCATTTCTCGGCAGATTGGATGACATCGGACAAAATGGCATGGAGCTGATTTCTACAATCGCGCAAATGTTTGATATTCACGGAATCGAATCTCAAATCATTGCAGCATCCATCAGACATCCAATGCACGTGACAGATGCAGCTCTGCACGGTGCACATATTGCCACAATTCCATTCAACGTCATTAATCAGCTTTGCAAGCATCCTTTAACAGATCAAGGAATCGAAAAGTTTTTAGCAGACTGGAATAATCGTAAACAATAGATTGCAATGACTATAGATTAAATGAATGGCAAGCATAAGTGCTTGCCATTTGTCTCTTAAATTAAGAACCTTCCATTCGCTTATTATTTGCCCCTGCCAAATGACCTCTTCATTAAATTAATGGTATCTAAAAAAATTTCATATGTCATAATGAATAAAAGAAAAAAAACTTGAACTTGTATTCTTTGCCGCATTAATGGAAAATATTTGTTGAAAAGAGATCTTTTCCTGTTTCTCATTCATTTTCTGGTCGTGCAGGCTAGTTCTTTTTGAAGTTTTAGGAAAGTAAAAACGTTTTGGCTTCGATGTCTAGCTCCATCGCCCAACTCCTCGGCCAGAACGGCTCTGCCAGTAAAGGCAAAAAGCGCCTTTTCTGTCGGATCCTTATCTGTATGTCGGAGCTAAACGGGCGCTTGCGCTTTTCGCAATTAAGAACCACCATTTTAATCTCATAACACGATGGCTTTTAGCTTGAGCAAAAAGCCAACTTCTCTGAGAAAGGAGACTATCATGGAAAAGTTAAAAATAGCAGGCGGATATCCTTTAAAAGGAA
Proteins encoded in this region:
- the fsa gene encoding fructose-6-phosphate aldolase, which translates into the protein MLFFIDTANVEEIKEAQSLGILSGVTTNPSLVAKENASFHDRLREITAIVSGSVSAEVISLKAEEMIEEGKELAEIAPNITVKVPMTPDGLKAVKALTDLGIKTNVTLIFNANQALLAARAGATYVSPFLGRLDDIGQNGMELISTIAQMFDIHGIESQIIAASIRHPMHVTDAALHGAHIATIPFNVINQLCKHPLTDQGIEKFLADWNNRKQ